AGAGAGCCTACACTTATGTGAATATTGTTTTGTCAACTACTGTATCTATCTTCTCTACTGAGAGCCGTATATAGATGGTTCAGACCAAAATTTGCTTCTCTGTTCCCTTGTGATTATCATGTCTAGGTGGTCAAAACGATTAAAAACAGTAGATGTATAAACTTTTCATTGTTGTAGCTACTATGCTCATATTCAAGTTTGTTCATTGCTTCTCATGCTGAAAAAATTTCATTTGTATGAGCTGAAACATGCTTTCTATGTGCTGAAATGTGCTTTTTGTGTGCTGAAATATGTTTTTTGTGTGCTGAAATATGCATTTTTTATGTGGTGAAGTGTGTTATTAACTTCTGGAATGTTTATGTTGTAGATGGATGATGAGGCGCAGGAGACTCCAAATGTTGGTGCTCTTCCCAGGAAGGCCCCCAAGGTGATGAATTGGACTCCGCCTATGTCTGCGTTGATGTTGAAAGGCCTTTCAGAGGTGGCGGCAAGAGGTGCCAAGACTGACAAAGGGTTCAATGAGGTTGAAAACTTGAAAGTTGCAAAGCGTATATCTTCTTTCGTTGGTTATGACGGGTGTATTACCCAAGTGCACAATCATATTCGCAAGTGGCGGAATAGGTGGACAAGGATTGTCTATTTGAAGGGTTTATTAAGTGGGGCACTTTGGGATGATGGCAAGAAGATGGTAGTGCTAGAAGAGAAGATACATAAGTAGCCGCCCGCCTGGGCTCACACGACTCGACCCTAGCCCATACACGACTCGCTTACAAGGCCCATGGCCCAAGTCACCACGCAGGGTGTTGCAagttcagttaagttcagttaCTGAACTTGCATTTCTTCAGTCCGCTGCAGATGCAGGGCTGCTGCTATCTGCAGGCGCGACATATTTCACCAGCTATTCAGCAGCACTGCTTTTAGGTGTCACTCACTCACTCACTCACTCGGATGTCAGTACTTGCGGTTTCCCTCAGTTGGAATCGCACTTGAGATATCATAGGGTTTACATATAATGCTATCAAAACTATTGCATGTGGCAAAGGGATTAATAAGAAATTAAAGGTACATTCAACTCCCGGGAGGAGGATTAAACTGTGCTTCTTGTATGGACGCTACTACTAGATTGGTGGCATTTGAATTTATCTTCAACCTTCATAATTAACGTGAGTTCGGTGATCTTTATTATCAGGTAAGTGTCTTCAGAGAACAAATTCTGCAACTTGCTGGGATTGCTTGTCATGAAGAGGAGGTATGTGTCATCCTTTAGTTACACCGTGACTGAAATTCAGCATGCCTTTGCCGCTCTGTACTTTAATAGCAGCTTCTTTGATACTATCATGGTTTTGTATCACCCATGTTAGGGAAAATCACGGACAGAGCTACTGGAGAAGCTCAAAACATGTAACAAGGTTATGCTAGTTGAACTGTGCCGTTCATTTGATGTCCCTGGTTCAACAAGCACTAAGAAGGTTGGTCCAGAATTTTCTTTTATCTGCTGCGCTCAGTTTCACATGAAAACCCTTTGCTTTTCTGTTTTGCAGGATGAATTAGTGACAATACTGATGGAGTTCTTGATGGAACACTGTTCTGGTATTATTTACACAGATCCTGATAAGGCTCAACTTCTTAGCGGCCAGGTGATTTGGACATATCAGTTTGTTACAACACTTACTCTTCTGCTAATAACAGAGGTTTTCGGTTGTCTGTCATAACTGTTAGCCTATGTATACCTCTACATGTTAGGTTAAGCCAGTTTGACTGGTATTGTCATTGGCACACTGATTCTTTTTTATGACTTGGTGTTTTATTGATTTGCAGAAACTTAAGAAAAGAAAGCGCAACAAGAATGGAGCGAATCTATCTGGTGGGGAACCTTCCAAGGTATGACATATATGTATCTTACTTCTTTGCATTTATGTTTGGTTTTGTTTAGTGCCACTAAAGTTACTTATTTATCTAATACTACCTGAACTCATGGTCCCATGTGTGCTGCATTGCAAGTTCTTTCACCATTTTCATAAGCTGTCTCCACATATTTATTTTTCCCATTTTTCCGAACTACTGCAGAAAAGGAAACCAGATGGAACTCTACTGGAATTTTGTAGTCAAGAGGAAGCAGATGGGAGAAAAGCTGTAGAAGATAGAACAAACCATTCCGAGTTCTGCTTGAGGGATAGCAGAGATGAGCTGGTAAATGACTCCGCGTTGGGGAAATTAGCTGTAGTTCCGCTCCCAGGAGTACTGATTCCTACAGATGAACAAACGCTAATCACAACACCATCTGCAAAGTTATTTAGCAATGTTGAGAACGATACCACGGATATGGCAGCTTCAATGAAGAAAAACATTTCTGTTACCAAGAAAAAGGCAATCCAAAACACAGATTCCAAGGAGAAATCTGGTGGTATGCCTTACTTTCCACTTGTGCACATGTGGTTGAGTGCGGCTCATGTTGTTTGCACATATGCATGTTGAGAAAAGATACAAACAAAATTCTTTTAAGCATTCAGGAATGCACTGTTAGTTTTATTTGCTAGAACTGTCATCTATTTTGGCCGAAAAAGCTGTTTTGGGATGTAGATGTTGCATTTGGGTGGTGCAGTGTACTACTGTTCTGTTACTCAATATTAATTTAACTAGAACAAAGTAACCAGGACAAGTTCCAAATTATGCACTAATGTCCTTTTATAGATCATTGCTGGAGTGCTTACctgcaaaaagaaaaaaacaagagGTGGGATTAGTTCTTTCTAACTTGATTGTGGAGCTTCACCAGCATTTGCTTAGACGATGTGTACTTCTACTTGGTTAATATGTGAGATACAACAAGTTTCTGCTCATGTTTTTTATAAGCAGTGCATAAATTTTCATTGTTATAGGTTCATACAACATACAGCACTATCTTTTTCTTTATGCTATCCGTTTCCAAAATCTATCTTGAGCTGGGGGGTTAACCAAATTCTAGTTTTCATGTTACTATGCAAGTGAAATACTTTACAGATAACGCGTGCGATCTCCAGTCTCTCCTTTGTAATATGTTTGAAAACCTTGTTTCATTGGTATGAAAGGTAAAATTATGTCTAGAGGAGATGCGAAACCATGGAAGCAGGCACCGAAACCAAGTAAGGATGAGCTGAGACAAGCTGTCTTCTGTATATTGGGTGCTGCAAATTTTGCCACGGTGAGATACATACATTGTACATCATTGATCTTTAACATTTCTTCCATTCACCGTTAAATCTTGATATGTTTCTTTTGTTTTCACCAATTTTAGATGACTTTTGGAGAGGTTGTAAAAGCAGTTGGTATGTCTTTGCTTCCTCCCTCCCTTTTAAATTAGTTGATATCTGCAAAAAGATCTGATGGGTTTCCATATCTTCAGACAAATACTTTGGCAAGGATTTGTTTGAGAGAAAGCCACTGGTAAGGGCCTTGATAGAGGAGGAGCTGTTTAGGCTAGCCAAGGAGGCTGAGAGGAAGGAAGTGGAAGAGGAGGAAGCAATGGAAGCAAAAGTAAGAGCTGAACAAGCTGCCAAGGACAGCAGCGCAAGGGATGGAAGAGTTGAATCAGAGATAGACAAGGAATATGAAGTTGAAGGTGGTCCAGATGGTAAATCTAAGGATGCTGAAAAGACTGGCAACAGCAATGGTAGTGAAGAAGGTGGTAAAAGTGGGATTTGTGTGAAGGCTGGTGAGAAGGCCGCTGAAAATTTACAAGATGGGAAGGCAGAAGTTGACACAAGGAAGAAAGAATTTAGCGAGGATTGCGAGGCTGAAAAGATTGTGCAGAATGCAAATGGCGATGGTGGCACGGAAATATTGAGAGATGGTAAAGCTGAAACTGTGAATAATAATTGCAACGGTAACACCATAGGAGGTTCTGAAGATGTCAAATCTGGAGAAAAAGACGGCAGATCTGAAGAAGGCAGGGCTGAAAATGCTGGTGACTGTGAAGCTGAAGAATCTGAAACCTGTCCAGAAGCAGAAGCAGAAGTAGAAGATGTCAAATCTAAGGAAGCCAGTGGCAATGAGATTAGCCTTAACCCCAACTGATCAAGCCTAAGATCCAAAGGAGGTGGTGAGATGAAGGTCCAGCTGATGGATGTTTCAGCCCCACTTAGTCCCAACTAGTAGGATAGTTTATGGAGGATTAGATTTCCTTGCGGACTGTACCCCAACAAGGTTAGGAAATGGACAGAATGTTGTGTAAATTGTGCTTGACATGTACTGTAGGTAGGTAGGTAGGTACGTACGTACTATAAGGCTTGTTGTATCGACCTTCCTTGTTTAGCTTGAAGAGTCTTTCCTTTTCCTTGCTTGACTTATGATTAGctgctcttttttttttttgtcCAGAACTGCTTTGCTCCAATGGACGGGCGGGCGGATGGACGGCCTGGATTGGTCTGACATGGCAGTAATCGACGGTTGTCCAATGTGACAGGTGGCACATACTTATCGAGTGAGCAACGGCTGGCTTGGCTCCACGTTCACAGCTCCATCCCTTCTTATCCGCGCAATCCAACGGACCGGACCCAGCCAAGCCATTCCCCACCACCCTCTCCCAGGTCCCCCTGCCAACCCTCCAccatctcctctcctctcctcttcttgtTGCTCCAAACATTTTTCAACTTTTCGTACAAGTGTCCTTCCTTCTAGTTAAGTAGTTCATGCTTGATCAGGCTAGAGTGGTTTGATGTCACCACTTGCTTGTTGATTTGAGGCAGACAGATCGAGGAGGAGAGCCATGCCGGACTCGGACAACGAGGACTCGGGCAACGCGGGCGGGGAGCTGTCGTCGCCGCGGGAGCAGGACCGCTTCCTGCCCATCGCCAACGTCAGCCGCATCATGAAGAAGGCGCTCCCGGCCAACGCCAAGATCAGCAAGGACGCCAAGGAGACGGTGCAGGAGTGCGTCTCCGAGTTCATCTCCTTCATCACCGGCGAGGCCTCCGACAAGTGCCAGCGCGAGAAGCGCAAGACCATCAACGGCGACGACCTGCTCTGGGCCATGACCACCCTCGGCTTCGAGGACTACGTCGACCCGCTCAAGCACTACCTCCACAAGTTCCGCGAGATCGAGGGCGAGAGGGCCGCCGCCACATCGACATCAACCACGCCCGACATGCCAAGAAACAACAACAATGCCACCGGTTACGCCGACGCCCCGGGAGGCATGATGATGATGGGGCAGCCCGTGTacggctcgccgccgccgccacagcagcagcagcagcaccaacATCAGATTGCAATGGGAGGGAGAGCGGGCTTTCCCTATCacggaggcggcggtggcggcggcgggtcgTCGTCATCGTCGGGGTTCGGACGGAAAGAGGGGTGAcatcttttcttttctttttgagctGACCAAAGTGAGTGATTTCAACATATGTTCCTCTCTTGGATGAAGCCGTACATGACTTGTAGCTTAAGGAAATCCATTCAGTACAAGGAGGAATGATTGTTCTAATCCTCATATTGATTTGTTCATCTCATCGTCACATATTTGATGCTCTAAGCTAATGCTACGGAGATGTTATAGCGGAGTAGAGAGGGCTAAGGGTGGCTTGGGTGGTGGTGTGATGAGGTATGGCGTGAGCCCACGAGGGTTTTGACACTCCGCGGTTACAGCTTTTTTGGCTTCTTATTGGCCAATGGGATGCATTGGCATTTTGGGCAATCCTACCACCACCAACCCTGAGCACTACTCCCttcgttcggaattacttgtctcgggaatggatgtatttagaactaaaatacgtctagatacatccatttctgcgacaagtaattccaaacggagggagtacctgaAAGAACGTGAAAAATAAAGACAGTCAAGTCCGCATACAGAAATATTTACAAGGCAGCCAGTGTTTTGAGTAATTTCATCTTATCTACGTTCAAGCATTTTGATTTGTCACCCCACAAGTTCGATTTCTCGGTATTTTGCTGCAACCATCAATGTGTACCTAATTGTTTGCCTTTTTAATTACTTATAAGGACCTAAGCACGCATAAACTTCCCAGCATTTTCCTTCATCATGTACTACTATGTTAAGCTAAAAAGGAAATGATTTAACCGGATGTCTACTCTAGTGAAGCTCCAGAGGTATGTATAAGTGGTAAACGCAAGTGAAAGTCGGTGGATCATGGATTTGTTTTCATGTGGTCAATGCTCACAAGTTACAATAGATATGCCGTTAATCAACACAAGTTGTATGCACCAGCCGCTTCGCCTTGAAAGCTCAAGATAGCAAGAAAAGGTTGGCTACGCTAAGCAGTTCCTACTTTGACCATGTGGTTTCAACAGACGCGAGTTACCAACAAATTTATAAAATTGAAATATCTGCATTTCATTTCTGCTACTCTGCCTCATCTCGGAACCACAAAAGTCCAACAGATGTCTCTCTCTGAGATGGGGCCGCAACTTCTAGCTTAACTTGATCCAACATATAGAACAATTGCTCGACCCATGTTCCTGAAGCCTCCTGTTCCCACATGTTTTCTCAACTCTTCCGCTCCCCACTCGCAAATCATTTTCCTTTGTTTCTGCGATTTCCCCTACATTATATGCTAAGCCAGGTGCGTAACTACGCACCCGGTTTGTATTTTAGGGGAAGGTGCATGCTACCAGACAAGTTAAAACAAAGTGAAACGATGTAACGCGATATCTAGTCGGGTGGAGTTGGAGCAGTATATATAAGCGGGGATCTTGTAAACACAAGCGAAAATTGGAGCGTTGTATCTGTTTTCATGTGGCCAATGCCCATGAGTTACAATATGCATATCAACATAAATTGTACATACCTACCAGTTCACTCGGAAAGTTACTAGCCATATTCACCATAAAAACCTGAGCTACCGCGGAAAAGCTGAAGTTACCAGCAAACAAATAAAACTGAAACATACAGGGATATGCTCATTTTATCACTAATCATAGCTATCCAAACTGCTGGTTAATATGACCTGCTCCATATTTGGAATTTTAGATACAGGTAGAAAATATAAGTAATTCCGTATTACATGGTACCGTCAAGTGAATCACACAGGTATCTAATCCATTTTTTCTTATACACGCGATGCTAATTACAACCACCATATACAGTTTCCAATACCTAATTAACAGTGCATAGATAATTAGATATGTGAACCGCACACAACAACACGGAAAATCGTATGCATTGCTCTCGTCAAAATCAGGCGGCTCCAGGCCCTTCTCCATTCTCACCGTTGGCCGCGCCGGCCATGGTGCCCACGGCAGCGCTGCTACTAGGCGACTCGTCACTGGTGACAGCGGATGATACACCGTCCATCTGCTCATTCATGGCAGAGTCTGCCGGTCTTGAAGCATCGGCTGAGCTTGCCGCTGGCTGTGGCTCTTGTCTTGGAAGGGACCTTGGCTGCCGAATGGCGGCCGCCGCCTCCGGCATGGCGACGCCCGGTGGCTGTGGGGGAACCCAGTGGCGCTGGAACGGGCTTTCCTGTGCAACTGGTGTCGGTGCTGGTGCTGGTGCTGGTGCTGGTACTGCTAGCGGAGCTGGCGCCGGTGCTGGAGCATCAACGGCATTGCTGCCCCCGGGGTAGTACGGAGGAGAACCGTAGTAGCCCTCCCGAGTGCCAGGGTTCGATCTGTCATAGCCCATCTGCGGCTGGAACCCGTACCCAGCCCTCGGCACCCGCTGCTGCAAGTACAGAGCATCTAATTTAAGCGAAATTCTAGAACCACTGTCCTGTTTTTGCTATCTTAAAGGATGATGCAGTAGCTTACATCAACATAAGATCTTGGAAATGATGCTGATGTAGGTTCTGCAGATAATGGCATGAACGATTGCCTCCCTGTCCAAACATAACACAGGAGTGAACAAGTGTAAGGTAGGAGATATGgagctaattttttttaaataatacattttttattaattttcataaatattacgctgggtaaatttttttcaaaaataatacaccgtcggcccgctgcagaccgactgggcctagtcggcccacagcaggccgactggCCCCTGTCGGCCCACTATGGGCTGATTCGGTCCTGTGGGCCAACTGGAGCTAATTGGCTCGCTGTGGGCtaattgtttttgcaaaaaaagtaggcataaaaaatatatgtttaaaaaaatgttaattatgtaattaaaaaatgttaaacgtgtataaaaaatgttcctgatgtatacaaaaaatgtacaatatatAAGAAAAAAAGTTGACTAAAAATATGTTTTACAAagtgttaatcatgtatttaaaaattgttaaatgtgtgtataaaaaatgttccttatctatacaaaaaatatagaatgtgtatgaaaaaaagttgacaccaaaaaaatatgtttgaaaaaaaatgttaatcatgtatttgaaaaaatgttccttatctatacaaaaaatatagaatgtgtatgaaaaaaagttgacaccaaaaaattatgtttgaaaaaaatgttaatcatgtatttgaaaaaatgttcaatgAGTACACAAAAATGTTTCATGTATTGGAATGAAAggttaaacgtgtataaaaaaatgttccagctccggatccggtatgggagcatcacggacctaagCATGATTGGTTGCTCTTTTTGTATGGAactggaacatttttttcaaacatatttttttggtgtcaactttgtttcatacacattctatattttttgaatacataagaaacattttttatacacacatttaacaatttttaatcatgtatttgaaaaaatgtcaaCTTTTCAAACACATTattttggtgtcaactttttttcatacacattttatattttttgtataaataaggaacattttttatacacacatttaacaatttttaaatacatgcttaacactttttaaaacatattttttatgtcaacttttttgcatatatattgtacattttttgtatacatcaggaacatttttttatacacgtttaacattttttaattacatgattaacatttttttaaacatatattttttatgcctactttttttgcaaaaacaattaGCCATAGCGAGCCAATTAGCTTCAGTCGGCCCATAGTGGGCCGACAGGACGCAATCAGCCCACAGTGGGCCGACAGGACGCAATCAGCCCACAGTGGGCCGACAGGGGCCAGTCGGCCAGCTGTAGGCCGACTGGAATccaatcggcctgctgtgggccgactaggcccagtcggcctgcagcgggccgacggtgtattatttttgaaatttttttatccagcgtaatatttatgaaaattaataaaaaaatgtattatttaaaaaaaatagcgGAGATATGGTGGTGCCAGCTCATGTTAGTTCCTTAGTTCTTACCTGAGTCAAAATCACCATTTGGCGTCGTTGTGTACATATTGGTTTGCTACAAACAGAAACGCTGGGTAAGACACAAGGACTGCAAACCTATGTAAGTACTGACGAACAGGAGGAATAACTACAAGTCTACAAATCATACCTGGGAAGCTCTCCATGAATTAGTAGTTGGCCCTGTTGGTACAATACAATAACAATGTGGTGAGACACAATACAAATAGATGTTAAAAGAACTCGTTAGAAACCCTACGACCTGCCAATCTAGTATTTTATATGCACAAGGTTCACAGAAGCAAGGATATGGGTGAGAATAGTCAATTCAAAATTAACAGAATAATGTGCCCATATAATGCGTAAATATTGATTTCTAACCATTCCATGGTCCAGGTTGAGCATGCTCTTCCAACATATTGTACTGCGAAAACCGATTCTCCCTTGTATGATGTAAGGTCTCGCTCAAGGATTTCAACACCTCTGCCTGAGAATCCAATGCTTCTGTTAACTTTACAAGTATCTTCTTATCTGTTAACAAGAGAAAACCACTAGTGTAATCAAACTCGAACAATAATGGTTATCCTAGAGCAAGAATTATGCTAAATTGTTAAGAAATGTTCTGAACCTTCTTCCTTTGAAGCCAGTAATTCTTGGTTTGTTTTAGCAATAGCAGAAAAGGCTGATGAGGAAGCTTCCAT
The Aegilops tauschii subsp. strangulata cultivar AL8/78 chromosome 3, Aet v6.0, whole genome shotgun sequence genome window above contains:
- the LOC109760975 gene encoding DEK domain-containing chromatin-associated protein 2 isoform X2, giving the protein MDDEAQETPNVGALPRKAPKVSVFREQILQLAGIACHEEEGKSRTELLEKLKTCNKVMLVELCRSFDVPGSTSTKKDELVTILMEFLMEHCSGIIYTDPDKAQLLSGQKLKKRKRNKNGANLSGGEPSKKRKPDGTLLEFCSQEEADGRKAVEDRTNHSEFCLRDSRDELVNDSALGKLAVVPLPGVLIPTDEQTLITTPSAKLFSNVENDTTDMAASMKKNISVTKKKAIQNTDSKEKSGGKIMSRGDAKPWKQAPKPSKDELRQAVFCILGAANFATMTFGEVVKAVDKYFGKDLFERKPLVRALIEEELFRLAKEAERKEVEEEEAMEAKVRAEQAAKDSSARDGRVESEIDKEYEVEGGPDGKSKDAEKTGNSNGSEEGGKSGICVKAGEKAAENLQDGKAEVDTRKKEFSEDCEAEKIVQNANGDGGTEILRDGKAETVNNNCNGNTIGGSEDVKSGEKDGRSEEGRAENAGDCEAEESETCPEAEAEVEDVKSKEASGNEISLNPN
- the LOC109760975 gene encoding DEK domain-containing chromatin-associated protein 2 isoform X1, with translation MDDEAQETPNVGALPRKAPKVMNWTPPMSALMLKGLSEVAARGAKTDKGFNEVSVFREQILQLAGIACHEEEGKSRTELLEKLKTCNKVMLVELCRSFDVPGSTSTKKDELVTILMEFLMEHCSGIIYTDPDKAQLLSGQKLKKRKRNKNGANLSGGEPSKKRKPDGTLLEFCSQEEADGRKAVEDRTNHSEFCLRDSRDELVNDSALGKLAVVPLPGVLIPTDEQTLITTPSAKLFSNVENDTTDMAASMKKNISVTKKKAIQNTDSKEKSGGKIMSRGDAKPWKQAPKPSKDELRQAVFCILGAANFATMTFGEVVKAVDKYFGKDLFERKPLVRALIEEELFRLAKEAERKEVEEEEAMEAKVRAEQAAKDSSARDGRVESEIDKEYEVEGGPDGKSKDAEKTGNSNGSEEGGKSGICVKAGEKAAENLQDGKAEVDTRKKEFSEDCEAEKIVQNANGDGGTEILRDGKAETVNNNCNGNTIGGSEDVKSGEKDGRSEEGRAENAGDCEAEESETCPEAEAEVEDVKSKEASGNEISLNPN
- the LOC109760975 gene encoding uncharacterized protein isoform X3, giving the protein MLVELCRSFDVPGSTSTKKDELVTILMEFLMEHCSGIIYTDPDKAQLLSGQKLKKRKRNKNGANLSGGEPSKKRKPDGTLLEFCSQEEADGRKAVEDRTNHSEFCLRDSRDELVNDSALGKLAVVPLPGVLIPTDEQTLITTPSAKLFSNVENDTTDMAASMKKNISVTKKKAIQNTDSKEKSGGKIMSRGDAKPWKQAPKPSKDELRQAVFCILGAANFATMTFGEVVKAVDKYFGKDLFERKPLVRALIEEELFRLAKEAERKEVEEEEAMEAKVRAEQAAKDSSARDGRVESEIDKEYEVEGGPDGKSKDAEKTGNSNGSEEGGKSGICVKAGEKAAENLQDGKAEVDTRKKEFSEDCEAEKIVQNANGDGGTEILRDGKAETVNNNCNGNTIGGSEDVKSGEKDGRSEEGRAENAGDCEAEESETCPEAEAEVEDVKSKEASGNEISLNPN
- the LOC109760977 gene encoding nuclear transcription factor Y subunit B-3, encoding MPDSDNEDSGNAGGELSSPREQDRFLPIANVSRIMKKALPANAKISKDAKETVQECVSEFISFITGEASDKCQREKRKTINGDDLLWAMTTLGFEDYVDPLKHYLHKFREIEGERAAATSTSTTPDMPRNNNNATGYADAPGGMMMMGQPVYGSPPPPQQQQQHQHQIAMGGRAGFPYHGGGGGGGGSSSSSGFGRKEG
- the LOC109760976 gene encoding peroxisomal membrane protein PEX14 isoform X1; protein product: MAAQPPSSSPQDGSGGGGSSENLVLQAPQAVREDYVQNAVNFLAHPKVKGSPVSYRYSFLEKKGLTKEEIDEAFRRVPDPSTSSTDVVAVGSQQASNPNQSAGVQPYASVQSPQAPTGSVATGHIVPQTQTQFSWYHTLLGAGIFLGVGTSSVLIIKKLFLPRLKSWTRRVVSEGDENADNELKSKLYDEIKEAMEASSSAFSAIAKTNQELLASKEEDKKILVKLTEALDSQAEVLKSLSETLHHTRENRFSQYNMLEEHAQPGPWNGPTTNSWRASQQTNMYTTTPNGDFDSGRQSFMPLSAEPTSASFPRSYVDQRVPRAGYGFQPQMGYDRSNPGTREGYYGSPPYYPGGSNAVDAPAPAPAPLAVPAPAPAPAPTPVAQESPFQRHWVPPQPPGVAMPEAAAAIRQPRSLPRQEPQPAASSADASRPADSAMNEQMDGVSSAVTSDESPSSSAAVGTMAGAANGENGEGPGAA
- the LOC109760976 gene encoding peroxisomal membrane protein PEX14 isoform X2, which codes for MAAQPPSSSPQDGSGGGGSSENLVLQAPQAVREDYVQNAVNFLAHPKVKGSPVSYRYSFLEKKGLTKEEIDEAFRRVPDPSTSSTDVVAVGSQQASNPNQSAGVQPYASVQSPQAPTGSVATGHIVPQTQTQFSWYHTLLGAGIFLGVGTSSVLIIKKLFLPRLKSWTRRVVSEGDENADNELKSKLYDEIKEAMEASSSAFSAIAKTNQELLASKEEDKKILVKLTEALDSQAEVLKSLSETLHHTRENRFSQYNMLEEHAQPGPWNGPTTNSWRASQQTNMYTTTPNGDFDSGRQSFMPLSAEPTSASFPRSYVDRVPRAGYGFQPQMGYDRSNPGTREGYYGSPPYYPGGSNAVDAPAPAPAPLAVPAPAPAPAPTPVAQESPFQRHWVPPQPPGVAMPEAAAAIRQPRSLPRQEPQPAASSADASRPADSAMNEQMDGVSSAVTSDESPSSSAAVGTMAGAANGENGEGPGAA